A window of Macrococcus sp. 19Msa1099 genomic DNA:
ACAGATTGGTTCCGTTGTCAGAAGGTTACATTTACTTTAAAGATCGACCTATCAGTGATTACAAACTTGATGAGATGCGCTGGGATATCGGCTATGTGCTACAACAAATTGCACTATTCCCTCATATGACAATTAAGGAGAATATTAGTCAAGTGCCTCTTATGAAGAAATGGTCTCAAGAACGTATCGATAAAGATGCGGTGCGCTTATTGAATATGGTTGGACTTGAAAGCGAAGCATATTTACATCGTTATCCTGATGAATTATCCGGTGGACAGAAACAACGTGTAGGTGTTGTTCGTGCTTTAATGGCGGATCCTCCAGTAATATTGATGGATGAACCATTTAGTGCACTAGATCCTATCTCACGTGAAAAGCTGCAGGATGATCTCATTCGTCTTCAATCAGAAATTAAGAAGACGATAATCTTTGTTACACATGATTTATCTGAAGCTTTGAAGCTTGGTGATAGAATATGTTTGATGAATAATGGGAAGATAGAACAGATTGGAACACCTGAATCATTCATCAATGCCCCGAATAATGAATTTGTTAAGACATTTATGGGTGATGCGGTGCAAATTAAGCAATATGCTAGAAATATAATGAGGCCAATCGATGTAGCTACTTCAGCACAAGTAGCACCGGATACTTCATTGCATGATGTCTATGCCTTACTCACTGAGCATGAATATATCGCTGTAATGGAAGATACAAGAAGAATTGGTGTTATATCACGCAATGACGTATTACGTCAACTGAGTAAGGAGGCGATGTAATGAATACGTTATGGCAGACATTTTCAGAACGTAAGTATGAATTATTGCAGGCATTGTTCGAACATATTCAAATTTCATTTATTGCTTTATTAATTGCAACATTCATTGCGATACCGATTGGAATCTATTTGACACGTCATTCGAGGATTGCTGAACCTATTATTAATGTGACAGCGGTATTACAGACAATTCCATCTCTTGCATTGCTCGGGTTGATGATTCCACTATTCGGTATTGGTCGAGTGCCAGCAATCATAGCCCTCGTCATCTATGCTTTACTGCCGATTCTGCGCAATACATATACAGGGATCAAAGAAGTAGATCCTTCACTGAAAGAGGCAGCGAGCGGAATCGGTATGAATACATTCCGTCAGCTGACAAAGGTTGAAATTCCTTTAGCGATGCCGGTCATTATGGCTGGTATCAGAACAGCGATGGTCTTGATCATCGGTACTGCGACACTTGCAGCATTTATAGGTGCGGGTGGCTTAGGAGATTTAATTCTTCTTGGTATAGACCGTAATAATACAAGCATTCTCCTGTTAGGAGCAATTCCGGCAGCACTACTTGCATTAATATTTGACTTCCTGTTAAAGCGTATGGAGAAATTGAGCTACAGAAA
This region includes:
- a CDS encoding CBS domain-containing protein, encoding MRPIDVATSAQVAPDTSLHDVYALLTEHEYIAVMEDTRRIGVISRNDVLRQLSKEAM